One window of the Acinetobacter equi genome contains the following:
- a CDS encoding long-chain-fatty-acid--CoA ligase produces the protein MSKLHFNHWPRHLSHGLSYPQTGVYEHLQTSAQRYPDKSAVNYYGSQITYATLNERIERFAGYLSTQLNVQSGDCVVLCMQNSVSFIIAYYAVLRCDAIVVPVNPMNKTLELEWYITDTESKIAIVGSEIVDQFEPLCESTCLSTIIAARYADDLFTETKFQIPETVTNAALVIENDHVINLQTALKHEPIQYKASRNGEDLAVILYTSGTTAHPKGCMLSHRALVAQILTQINWCPWNNTAKVLAVTPFFHVTGMINAMCLPIWLGATTYLMTRWDRLCAAQVVDQHALTHWCCIPTMVVDLLAMPNVNQFNFKSFICVYGGGTGMPHAIAQDFETLTGIEFIEGWGMTEMTAGVHLNPYGRGKRQCLGIPLFDVDSRIVDPETGEELGVRQSGEIISTSPCLFSGYWKNPEATEKAFIEHDGKRFFKTGDVGYYDEEGYFFMADRLKRMINVSGYKVWPSEVESILYKNEKVLENCIIPCSKNDRGESVKAIVVLKHNQQMTSEELTTWCREQMSAYKVPKVVEFVAELPKTASGKINWRLLQDKEMSA, from the coding sequence ATGAGTAAGTTACATTTTAATCATTGGCCACGTCATTTATCGCATGGATTGTCATATCCACAAACTGGCGTATATGAGCATTTACAAACCAGTGCGCAACGATATCCAGATAAATCTGCAGTGAATTATTATGGTAGCCAAATTACCTATGCAACTTTAAATGAACGCATTGAACGTTTTGCAGGATATTTATCAACACAATTAAATGTTCAATCGGGTGATTGCGTTGTTTTGTGTATGCAAAATAGTGTGTCTTTTATTATTGCTTACTATGCTGTATTACGCTGTGATGCCATTGTTGTTCCTGTAAATCCAATGAATAAGACCTTGGAATTGGAATGGTACATCACAGATACAGAATCTAAAATTGCCATTGTAGGCTCTGAAATTGTAGATCAATTCGAACCATTATGTGAAAGCACATGTTTATCAACCATCATTGCTGCACGTTATGCAGATGACTTATTTACTGAAACAAAATTTCAAATTCCAGAAACCGTAACAAATGCTGCTCTAGTTATTGAAAATGATCATGTTATTAACTTACAAACTGCATTAAAACATGAGCCGATTCAATATAAAGCATCAAGAAATGGTGAAGATCTTGCGGTCATTTTATATACATCAGGTACAACAGCACATCCAAAAGGATGCATGTTGAGTCATCGTGCACTAGTTGCCCAAATTTTAACGCAAATTAATTGGTGTCCATGGAATAACACAGCAAAAGTATTGGCTGTAACGCCATTTTTCCATGTGACAGGAATGATTAATGCAATGTGTTTACCTATTTGGTTAGGTGCAACCACGTATTTAATGACCCGTTGGGATCGTTTATGTGCTGCTCAGGTGGTTGATCAACATGCTTTAACACATTGGTGCTGTATTCCAACAATGGTTGTAGATTTATTGGCAATGCCAAATGTAAATCAATTTAATTTCAAATCATTTATTTGCGTTTATGGTGGTGGTACTGGAATGCCACATGCAATTGCTCAAGATTTTGAAACTTTAACAGGTATTGAATTTATTGAGGGTTGGGGAATGACTGAAATGACGGCAGGCGTACATCTGAATCCTTATGGGCGTGGTAAGCGTCAATGTTTGGGAATTCCATTATTTGATGTTGATAGTCGTATTGTTGATCCTGAAACAGGTGAGGAACTTGGTGTCCGCCAAAGTGGTGAAATTATATCGACCAGCCCTTGCTTATTTAGTGGTTATTGGAAAAATCCTGAAGCTACAGAAAAAGCCTTTATTGAACATGATGGCAAACGTTTCTTTAAAACGGGAGATGTCGGTTATTACGATGAAGAAGGTTATTTCTTTATGGCTGACCGTTTGAAACGCATGATTAATGTTTCAGGTTATAAAGTATGGCCATCTGAAGTTGAAAGTATTCTTTATAAAAATGAAAAAGTTTTAGAGAACTGCATTATTCCTTGTAGTAAAAATGACCGTGGGGAAAGCGTTAAAGCAATAGTGGTGTTAAAACATAATCAACAAATGACCTCAGAAGAATTAACCACTTGGTGTCGGGAACAAATGTCGGCATATAAGGTACCTAAAGTGGTCGAGTTTGTTGCAGAACTTCCAAAAACTGCAAGCGGAAAAATTAACTGGCGTTTACTACAAGACAAGGAAATGAGTGCATGA